CCGGCTGGCACATCGAGTGCGCCGTGATCGCGCTCGGCCTGCTCGGCGACCGGATCGACGTGCAGGGCGGCGGCAACGACCTGATCTTCCCGCACCACGAGTGCTCCGCCGCGCACGCGGAGCGGCTGACCGGGGTGGAACCGTTCGCCGGTCATTACACGCACGCCGGCATGATCGGCCTGAACGGCGAGAAGATGTCGAAGTCGCGGGGGAACCTGGTCTTCGTCTCCCGGCTGCGCGCCGACCACGTCGACCCGATGGCGATCCGGCTCGCGCTGATGGCCGACCACTACCGGTCCGACCGGCAGTGGACCGACGACCTGCTGAAGACCGCGCAGCAGCGGCTGGCCCGGTGGCGCGAGGCGGTCACGCTGACCGGCGGCCCGTCCGGCGCCGCGCTGCTGGACGCCGTGCGCGCCCGGGTCACCGACGACCTGGACACGGCCGGTGCGCTGGCCGCGGTGGACGAGTGGGCGGCGGCCGCGCTGCACGGCGACCGTACCGACGCCGAGGCCCCGCGCCTGGTCACGGAGACCGTGGACGCGCTGCTCGGCGTGCGTCTCTGACGTACCGCGAACCGGCCGCGCCCGTACCCACGGGCGCGGCCTCGCGGGGACCTACGCCAGGGCGAGTCCCGGATCCGGGTCGGGGTCCGGTGCCGGTCCCGGGATCGTGTACTCCTCGGTCAGCGTGGTCTGCGGTCCCGGCCAGGTCGCCTGGGACACCTCGATCGGCTTGTGCGCCGGGTCGAACGCCACGTGCAGCAGGTGCAGCACCGGCGTGTCCGGCCGGATCTGCAGGATCATCGCCTCCTCGCGGGACGGCTGCCGCGCGCTGATCACGTCGCTGGCCGACGCGTACCGCCGGCCGATGACCTCCTCGGCCTCCTGGTAGAGCGGCCGGCCGAACGCCTCCATCCGCTCCAGGCTGGTGCCGGCCGCGTCCTGCGGCCGGAACCACGCGGCGCCCACCTCGACCGGCGCGTCGTCGACCCGCACCAGGTGCCGCCGGACGATCAGGTCGGCGCCGTCCTGCACGCCGAACGCGTCCGCCACCTCGGCCGGCGCCGGCGCCCGGGTCACCTCGATCAGCTGCTGCCGGTACCGGGCCGCGAGGTCCGCGTGGTAACCGCGATGCCCGCCGTAGCGCCCGCGGGAGAGCCGGTTGAGACGCCGTTTCGTTCCCCGCACGTACGTCCCCGAGCCCGGCTTGGTGATCAGCATGCCCTCGACGCGCAGCTGGTCGATCGCCCGCTGCACGGTCTGCTTCGCCACGCCGTACTGCTCGGCGATCCCCGGGATCGACGGCAGGCGCTCGCCCGGCTGCCAGTCACCCCGCCGGATCTGCGCCCTCAGCTGGTCGGCGATCTGCCGGTGCGGGAACTCGGCGGCGCCGGGATTGATCTGGGCCATGCGACCTGCCCTTCGCTAGCGGCTAGGTTCCTAGGATGCCGTACGCACCCGGGCGGGCGCCACCCCGACACGCTCGGTAGGGCCCCGGGCGCCGGTTTCGTGATCGTGCCGCTCCGCGCGGGGCCCGACCCGGAAGGCGTCACGGGTCCGCACGAGGCTCACGGTGGGCGCGGGAACCCACTATGGTTGTCGGTGATGCTGCCGGAGTGGGAACGGCTGAGGATCACGCGAGCCGAGGCGGAGTACGCGTCGGTGGCGAAGGACGCCCGCGTCGCGTTCGCGCTGTGGGTCGTCACCGGCGTCTTCGGCGGCCACCGCTTCTACCTAGGCGACACCGCGCAGTCGGCCGCGATGCTGTTCACGCTGGGCGGGCTCGGCGTCTGGACGCTGGCCGACGTCTTCTTCATCCGGCGCCGGGTGCGCACGGTCAACGCCCGCCGCCGCGCGACGATCATGGCCCGCCACGGCATCGTCGAACCGGAGCCGGTCAACCCCTGAGCCCGGCGGCTCCGCCTCCACCCGTTCCCGGCGGGTCCGGGTCCGCACGCGATCACGCTGGCGTTCCTGGGCGTGGCCGCCGGCGCGACCGCACCGGCCGGCCTCCCGGCGCGACTCGCCCGTGACCGGGCCGCCACTGCGCGGCGGGTGCCGCGACTGCCGTTCGTTTGCGGTTCGGGTTTCACGATCAGGGCCGTCCCGTACGTCACGGATGACGTGCGGAACGGCCCTGATCACGAGGTGCCGGACCCGGCCGGCCCGGCTGTTGTTCGGGGCGACCCGGTTACCAGGAACCGGCCGTGGGGCCGGTGGACCCGCCGCGGCGGCGGAGGTACTTCTCGAACTCCTTGGCGATCTCGTCGCCGGACAGCGGCTGGATGCCGGCGTCCTGGGAGCGTTCCTCCAGCTCCCGCACGTACTCGCCGAGCTCCGAGTCCTGCTCGGCGGCGGCGCGGACGCGCTCCTCCCACTCCGCGGTCTCCTCCTCGAGGTCCGCGGTCGGGACCGGGATGTCGAGCACGTCCTCGATGCGGTGCAGCAGCGCGAGCGTCGCCTTCGGGCAGGGCGG
This genomic window from Catenuloplanes niger contains:
- a CDS encoding TM2 domain-containing protein, whose amino-acid sequence is MLPEWERLRITRAEAEYASVAKDARVAFALWVVTGVFGGHRFYLGDTAQSAAMLFTLGGLGVWTLADVFFIRRRVRTVNARRRATIMARHGIVEPEPVNP
- a CDS encoding GntR family transcriptional regulator codes for the protein MAQINPGAAEFPHRQIADQLRAQIRRGDWQPGERLPSIPGIAEQYGVAKQTVQRAIDQLRVEGMLITKPGSGTYVRGTKRRLNRLSRGRYGGHRGYHADLAARYRQQLIEVTRAPAPAEVADAFGVQDGADLIVRRHLVRVDDAPVEVGAAWFRPQDAAGTSLERMEAFGRPLYQEAEEVIGRRYASASDVISARQPSREEAMILQIRPDTPVLHLLHVAFDPAHKPIEVSQATWPGPQTTLTEEYTIPGPAPDPDPDPGLALA